The following proteins are encoded in a genomic region of Deltaproteobacteria bacterium:
- a CDS encoding DUF4411 family protein: protein MNTPTIFLLDSDVFIAAKNTYYAFAICPGFWKGLIRAHTDKRIHSIDKIKAELLAGRKDEDLVQWVHNDVPSSFFYETNSKEINDAYTEISLWVQRSQQYLDRAKAKFATEADGWLVAYSMVNKTAIVTNEQPQPQSRSRVLLPDVCEYFKVPYQDTFYMLHKLALRFDLAGE from the coding sequence ATGAACACGCCTACAATTTTTCTATTAGACTCTGACGTGTTCATCGCTGCCAAAAATACTTATTACGCATTCGCCATTTGCCCTGGCTTTTGGAAGGGGCTAATACGCGCGCACACAGATAAACGAATTCATAGCATTGACAAAATTAAGGCCGAACTACTTGCAGGAAGAAAAGATGAAGATTTAGTGCAATGGGTGCATAACGACGTTCCCTCGTCGTTTTTTTATGAGACTAATTCTAAAGAAATAAACGACGCATATACTGAAATTTCGCTTTGGGTACAACGCAGTCAGCAATATCTAGATCGTGCGAAAGCCAAATTTGCTACCGAGGCTGATGGTTGGCTGGTAGCGTATTCAATGGTCAACAAAACAGCTATTGTTACCAACGAACAACCACAACCTCAATCGCGAAGTCGAGTGCTGCTACCCGATGTTTGCGAATATTTTAAAGTACCTTATCAAGATACTTTTTATATGCTGCATAAGCTAGCACTTCGTTTCGATTTAGCAGGTGAATGA
- a CDS encoding virulence RhuM family protein, with protein sequence MKKAKKERKPKPELREGELIIYRTSDDVIKVEVLHESDTFWLDQKRIAELFGVDLRTVSYHLKEIYASGELTPEATLQKNWRVQTEGTREVRREIEFYNLDAIISVGYRVNSLQATQFRIWATQTLREFVIKGFVLDDERLKLNKRFGKDYFDELIERIREIRASERRFYLKITDIFEQCSIDYDKNAEITETFFKTVQNKLHWAVTGKTAAEIIAARADAKKPSMGLTAWKNAPKGKILKNDVSIAKNYLIEQEIKELDRIVSMYLDYAENQAVRQIPMRMGDWIKKLDAFLQFNEYEVLTNAGRISSAVAKQLAEEQYDRFRVEQDHAFESDFEKEVKRIEAKKPKGGMKDD encoded by the coding sequence GTGAAGAAGGCGAAGAAAGAGCGAAAACCAAAACCAGAGTTACGCGAGGGCGAGCTAATTATTTATCGCACTTCTGATGACGTGATTAAAGTTGAAGTGCTGCATGAATCAGATACGTTTTGGCTCGATCAAAAGCGTATAGCTGAGCTTTTTGGGGTCGATTTACGTACAGTCAGTTATCATTTAAAAGAGATTTATGCTTCGGGGGAACTGACTCCAGAAGCAACTCTCCAAAAAAATTGGAGAGTTCAAACCGAAGGCACCCGCGAGGTACGCCGCGAGATTGAGTTCTACAATCTCGATGCCATTATTTCAGTAGGTTATCGGGTCAATAGCTTACAGGCGACACAATTTCGTATTTGGGCTACGCAGACTTTACGCGAGTTTGTCATTAAAGGGTTTGTGCTCGACGATGAACGCTTAAAGCTTAATAAGCGTTTTGGCAAAGACTACTTTGACGAACTTATCGAGCGCATTCGTGAGATCCGAGCTAGTGAGCGTCGTTTCTATCTTAAAATTACCGACATCTTCGAGCAATGTAGTATCGATTACGACAAAAATGCCGAGATCACTGAGACTTTCTTTAAAACGGTGCAAAACAAGCTGCATTGGGCGGTAACCGGCAAAACTGCTGCTGAAATTATTGCCGCGCGTGCTGATGCTAAAAAACCTTCAATGGGCCTTACTGCCTGGAAAAATGCGCCCAAAGGAAAAATTTTAAAAAACGATGTTAGCATCGCCAAGAATTATCTCATTGAACAAGAGATTAAAGAACTTGATCGTATCGTTTCAATGTATCTTGACTATGCTGAAAACCAAGCCGTAAGACAAATACCTATGCGTATGGGTGACTGGATAAAAAAGCTCGATGCTTTTTTACAGTTTAATGAATACGAAGTGCTCACTAACGCGGGCCGCATATCGTCTGCGGTGGCCAAGCAGCTCGCCGAAGAACAATACGATAGGTTTCGTGTTGAACAAGACCACGCTTTCGAAAGCGACTTCGAAAAAGAAGTGAAGCGAATTGAGGCGAAGAAACCTAAGGGGGGAATGAAGGATGATTAA
- a CDS encoding ImmA/IrrE family metallo-endopeptidase produces MTRVTIKPELIRWACERSRIPELSLKEHFPKLSEWINGEKQPTIKQLEKFAKVTHTPFGFLFYPEPPDEPMPIPDFRKLKDAAQGRPSPDLLDTIYAMQYRQEWLREERIEGEADPLDFVGSARLHDNPIAIGQEMRRIVGVSEGWTGPVHTWQDAINELRRLMEKMGVIAVINGVVGNNTHRKLSVNEFRGFALADNYAPLIFVNGADAKSAQMFTLAHELAHLWLGSIGDGISGFADIFPEATKVEKFCDQAASEFLVPEKELRAAWREAKNVSAPFKTLARQFKVSPIVIGRRAMDLRLVGKETFFSYYNEYKQHEHSLAKKSSGGGDFYHNQNSRIGANFATLVIRAAKEGRLTFKEAYHLTGLHGGAFQEYARRLGVYLP; encoded by the coding sequence ATGACCAGGGTAACAATCAAACCAGAGCTTATTCGTTGGGCTTGCGAGCGCTCGCGCATACCTGAGTTAAGCCTTAAAGAACATTTTCCTAAACTTAGTGAGTGGATAAATGGCGAGAAGCAACCTACCATCAAGCAATTAGAAAAGTTTGCCAAGGTTACACATACACCATTTGGTTTTTTGTTTTATCCAGAACCGCCAGATGAGCCAATGCCTATTCCAGATTTTCGCAAGCTCAAAGATGCTGCGCAAGGGCGTCCTAGTCCTGATTTGCTTGATACCATCTATGCCATGCAATATCGCCAAGAATGGCTACGCGAAGAGCGCATTGAAGGCGAAGCAGATCCCTTAGATTTTGTTGGCAGTGCCCGTTTGCATGATAACCCCATTGCAATCGGTCAAGAAATGCGGCGCATTGTTGGTGTGAGTGAAGGATGGACCGGGCCTGTTCACACTTGGCAAGATGCCATCAATGAACTTCGTCGTCTTATGGAAAAAATGGGAGTTATTGCAGTAATCAATGGTGTAGTTGGCAATAATACTCATCGTAAATTGAGTGTAAACGAATTTCGCGGCTTTGCTCTTGCAGACAATTATGCTCCTTTAATCTTTGTAAATGGCGCAGATGCTAAATCAGCACAAATGTTTACTTTAGCCCATGAATTAGCACACCTTTGGCTTGGTTCTATAGGAGATGGTATTTCGGGCTTCGCTGATATTTTTCCTGAAGCTACAAAAGTCGAAAAATTTTGTGATCAAGCCGCTTCAGAATTTTTAGTGCCTGAAAAAGAACTACGTGCAGCTTGGCGAGAAGCAAAAAATGTATCAGCACCTTTTAAGACTTTAGCACGGCAATTTAAAGTTAGCCCTATAGTTATTGGCCGGCGAGCCATGGATTTACGTCTTGTCGGCAAAGAGACATTCTTTAGTTATTACAATGAATATAAACAACACGAACACTCATTAGCAAAAAAGTCCAGTGGTGGTGGTGATTTTTATCATAATCAAAACTCGCGCATTGGTGCTAACTTTGCAACTCTTGTTATTCGAGCCGCCAAAGAAGGGCGATTAACTTTTAAAGAAGCATATCATCTTACTGGTCTTCATGGTGGTGCCTTTCAAGAGTATGCACGCCGTTTAGGGGTGTATTTACCATGA